The Nicotiana tomentosiformis chromosome 9, ASM39032v3, whole genome shotgun sequence genome contains the following window.
ACTTCTCATTAATTGCAAATGAGGATTTCAGAAAAAAGAAGTTAATACCTCCATTCAAAAAAGGAAATATTACAATGGCTACCCATTGGGAGTACGAGAAGAGTGTACTACTATATAAGTATCAGCTTCTGTTACAGTGTGTAAAGGAGAAAATCTTCTTCATAATTACCAAAAAAAAGGATATAAATAAAATCAATTTTGATTAATGACTTTACACTCCAAATACTTCAAATTAAATTTTGATTAATAAATTTTTCAGATTTATAATCTTAATCGCTCTTATCTTCCTGCTGGttttcatttctttctttttcgAGAATACATATCCTGCTGCCTATGCTCTTGTTTGGGCCTTGGAAATCCTTTCCTTTCGGATAAGGTCTTTATTTACCTTTTCTCATTCCATCCTTAAAATTACAAATTCACAAACACTATTAAAACAGCACGAGAGAGCGAGACAAGAATACCTTAGCAGATATACTTACggacaagaaagaacaaaagtaACCTAAAAGGTTATCTTTTCCCTTGTGCCATGCAACATGTTGTGTTATAATATGGCAAAATTTACTATGACGTAAATTCTCACTACTAGAAAATGGTTAATTCGATCGGAAATCAAGTTTTTCGATGGATTCCCGACCTAAAATGATCGGTCGAAAAATATTTGGTCGCAAAACATCTACGACCGAAATAGTCGGAAATTTCCGATTGAAAGGGTCGAAAATGGGACAATCTGGGACGCGGTACATTTTTAGGGCTTTGCGACTGAATTGGTCGGTATATTTCCGGTTGTATTTTAGAGGGAAAAAAATACTTGTGGGAATACActgaatttgttgttgttattttattttttctcctaCCTAAAATTTAAGTTATGAATTACCATATCTTTCTAGTGGAGACCTTCAGTTAACCTCTTCATTTATGTTCAGTTATCTTTTCTATTATTTCAATCCCTTGATAATTGAAGACATTAATTGTCGTGTTTAATGAATGAACTATGTGAGATGAAGGCGGTGGTTTTAACTACTTCCTCTGGTCCATTTTAATTGagttttttggttgttttcacacatattaaggaaTTCACCTTTTAGTATTAATTAACAATTTTATTGACCATATTAATCTTAATATGTTCATTAAAAATTTAACAAGTACTCCTAGGCTCTTTACTCCAAAGgctttagaaaaaaaaaagttaattccttcttgatttctgaaaaaaatcaaatattatggatcacaaaacaaaaaaaaaaaatcaattaaagtggaccggagaAAATAACGTCATAGTCCCACTGGTTAACGAGGCACAAGTATATTATCATTAGACAACAAAATTTATTTTGCAGGTCACACTATTCTTGAAGGACCTTGCCTAGGAAAATAATTAATGttctttaatatatatttttttgtttttcctttcatTAAAGGAAATTGTTGAAATGCAAACACCACAATAAATTGAGGTGTTAATGTTTCATCTGTAGATGGGATTTTAAATGCAATATGAGAGAGTAGGATTTTGGGCATTAAAGAGATATCTACTTGTCTCATTAAATGCTTGGCCTGCCCTCCTTTAAATGTGTTTGATAAAGGCAATTTAAGTATACTCACCTTCTTGCATGACCCTCTGCCAAAAAAGAAAATTAGATATCAAAGTTAAGTAAAGGAATTTAGTTTGTCCAACTCCTGATGCTTTAAATTTTGCTTGTCCTTTCTCTTCTATTCCCCTCCTATAAGTTTGCACATACATAAGATTACACTCCATAACAAAGCAAAGAAGAAGTGAAAAAACAAGTTGATGAATTTGTTGAGAGATTATATTTGAATATAGCTATGGAATTTCCTGAACTTTCCTTGGCTCCATCTGTTGGTAAAAGCTACAATTATGAATCTGAAGTAGTCAACCTTCCAATGAAGAGGAAGCAAGATATGATTCAAGCAAGTGTTGATCTTCAACTTAAAGACCCTCTTCCTTTGGATTGGGAACAATGTCTTGATCTTGAAGTATACCCTTTAATTTCTTTCTCcaatttttcacttcaaatcTATCTTTTTCTATTATTAATAGAGTTTTACGTTACAAAAGGGGagtcttggcgtaactggtaaagttgttgtcatgtgaccagaTGACCAGAAGGTCACGGGTtaaagccgtggaaacagcctcttgcggaaatgcagggtaaggctgcgtataaTAAACCTTTGTGGTCCCGCCCTTCCCCGAACCCGCGCATAGCGAAAGTTTAGTGCACCGGACTGTCCTCTAATAGAGTTTACGTTATATGCCCCGACAGTATAAAGCTGATTAGAGGAAGTTATCGCACTATTTCTTAGGTCAATTTAACTTGATTGTATAAAAACTATATATACTATCGGTGCACGGAACATTAGTAAACCCTTTTTTTGTTTTGAATTATTGACTAATGATATGTCTTTCATGTGTTTAATTGCAGTCGGGAAGAATGTATTACCTAAATAGGAAAACATTGAGGAAGACATGGGATTGGCCAAAGGACCAAAAGCTAGACCTTGAATTAAACATGTCAAGTTTTAGCCAACAAGAAACAATGGAATATGATCATATGTACTATAACTCAAAGAAGCAGAACaaaagcagcagcagcagcagtagcAGTATGATAGCTTTGCCATGTTCAAATTGTCATCTCTTAGTTATAGTGTCACAGTCTTCTCCTTCTTGTCCTAACTGCAAGTTTGTTCATTCTCTACTTTCTAAGAAAGATCCTTCTACCGCAAAATGTTATGACACTTTGAGCCTCTTGAACTAGACTTGTAGTGTGTAGTGTCTACTAGTGCAGTTGGTTCTGTTTGAAAAATAGTTGTCAGTGCAATGGAGATTAAGTACGATGATATGTCATGTagtgttttttttcttcttttttttgtgtaCTTGAAATCGTAAATAACTAGTGTTTAAGGTTTAATTATAGCGAATACAACACTCTTGAAATCTTGAACTAGAGTACTTTTAGTTGCTCATCATATAACTATTTAAGGTTACTAAAATTCCAACCAAAATGTACGTCGCATAATTTATTACTCTcttcggtccacaataagtgattattttatttttgacacaCCTCTTAATAAAATACAAACTCCTAGAAAACAAATAAGTTTTTGACTAAATTACCCTTAATTAAATTTTACACATTGTTAACTGACACATTGGGATATGTAATAGGGACAAATTTGAAAAATTATAGTTAATTTATTATTGATTATGTAAAAAAATcatttattttggaccaaaataaaaatgttaaaaaaattatttattatggaCCGGAGGAAGTAATCAACAATACGTGCAGTCAAAGTGAGAAATTCTAGAACTATAGCTAATAAACTCGACATGTCATGTTAAAAGTGAAATCAGATCATGTTGTGTTCCACGAGAGAAACTAATTAATTGTCCAATTTATTCTGTGTTTATTCAACTAATTGCACATCATAAATCCACAAAGAATGCTTTGGTCTTTCACATTAATGGTAACAGAGGATACGTATAAATACTTTCTCTCCCTCTCAATAACTtatatttgataattaaacaGCAAAGGTGGTTTAACATGAGTTATCCACTTCAAAATTGAGTCTTTTAATTTATCATCTGAGTTCGACCTTAATTAATGGAAGAGTCTCTCTTTTAGTTGGTATAAGGA
Protein-coding sequences here:
- the LOC104103717 gene encoding protein CURLY FLAG LEAF 1-like — encoded protein: MEFPELSLAPSVGKSYNYESEVVNLPMKRKQDMIQASVDLQLKDPLPLDWEQCLDLESGRMYYLNRKTLRKTWDWPKDQKLDLELNMSSFSQQETMEYDHMYYNSKKQNKSSSSSSSSMIALPCSNCHLLVIVSQSSPSCPNCKFVHSLLSKKDPSTAKCYDTLSLLN